A genome region from Gemmatimonadaceae bacterium includes the following:
- a CDS encoding aminoacetone oxidase family FAD-binding enzyme, which produces MKRVVVIGAGAAGTMAAIFAARAGAATTLIERTQDGGRKILISGGGRCNVLPARVDEQRFITDSSPNILRRVIRSWPLANQVAFFEQDLGIPLEEEVESRKLFPASHKARDVRDGLMTAAARAGVRMVMGTAVADVERHEAQWVVTGDDGRTFPADAVIVATGGLSVPATGSDGRGLALLRRMGHTMHPTYAALTPFTVEPNAFTELAGISLPVTITAKAAGESATATGGFLFTHRGYSGPAVLNVSHIAVRAKARDGVRATLAVRWTPLGDDEWTARLQPHGARTAGGAVRAEMPERLAAVLLARAGVDPLRPLSELRREERIRLVDTLVRGELPWAGDEGYRKAEVTGGGVSLAEIDHRTMESRRHPGLFLCGEVLDAFGPIGGYNFLWAWCTGRAAGMAAGVSPATP; this is translated from the coding sequence ATGAAGCGCGTGGTCGTGATCGGGGCCGGCGCAGCCGGCACCATGGCGGCGATCTTCGCCGCGCGGGCGGGCGCCGCCACCACGCTCATCGAGCGCACCCAGGATGGCGGACGCAAGATCCTGATCAGCGGCGGCGGGCGCTGCAACGTCCTCCCCGCACGTGTGGACGAGCAGCGGTTCATCACCGACTCCTCACCGAACATCCTCCGTCGCGTCATCCGGTCCTGGCCGCTCGCGAACCAGGTCGCGTTCTTCGAGCAGGACCTGGGCATCCCGCTCGAGGAGGAGGTCGAGTCGCGCAAGCTGTTCCCTGCGTCGCACAAGGCGCGGGACGTGCGCGATGGCCTGATGACGGCTGCCGCGCGTGCCGGCGTGCGCATGGTGATGGGCACTGCCGTCGCGGACGTGGAAAGGCACGAGGCGCAGTGGGTGGTCACGGGCGACGACGGCCGGACCTTCCCCGCCGACGCGGTGATCGTCGCCACCGGCGGGCTGTCCGTGCCGGCCACCGGGAGTGATGGGCGCGGACTCGCCCTGCTCCGGCGCATGGGGCACACCATGCATCCCACCTATGCCGCCCTCACCCCGTTCACGGTGGAGCCGAACGCCTTCACCGAACTCGCCGGCATCTCGCTCCCGGTGACGATCACGGCGAAGGCCGCCGGTGAGAGTGCCACCGCCACCGGCGGCTTCCTCTTCACGCATCGCGGCTACAGCGGCCCAGCGGTGCTGAACGTGTCGCACATCGCCGTGCGGGCGAAGGCGCGCGACGGCGTGCGTGCGACGCTCGCCGTCCGGTGGACACCGCTCGGCGACGACGAGTGGACGGCGCGGCTGCAGCCACATGGCGCGCGCACCGCCGGCGGTGCCGTGCGCGCCGAGATGCCCGAGCGCCTGGCCGCCGTGCTGCTGGCCCGCGCGGGCGTGGATCCCCTGCGGCCACTCAGCGAACTGCGACGCGAGGAACGGATCCGCCTCGTCGACACGCTGGTCCGCGGCGAGCTGCCCTGGGCCGGCGACGAGGGATACCGCAAGGCGGAGGTCACCGGCGGGGGCGTGAGCCTCGCCGAGATCGACCACCGCACCATGGAGAGCCGCCGGCACCCCGGCCTGTTCCTCTGCGGGGAGGTGCTCGACGCCTTCGGCCCCATCGGCGGCTACAACTTCCTCTGGGCGTGGTGCACCGGCAGGGCCGCCGGGATGGCCGCGGGTGTGAGTCCGGCAACCCCCTGA